Proteins encoded within one genomic window of Raineyella fluvialis:
- a CDS encoding heat shock protein transcriptional repressor HspR, with protein sequence MVPESSRLPERIDRDAPIFAISVAARLAGMHPQTLRTYDRLGLVSPRRTSGRGRRYSPRNVERLRMIQHLSQAEGINLEGIRRILQMQDMVEDLQRQVSELEERLQQALVAPAGSRFFTADPSGGVRLGSSFGRRHPPRALTSR encoded by the coding sequence ATGGTCCCCGAGTCGAGCCGGCTCCCGGAGCGGATCGATCGTGATGCGCCGATCTTCGCCATCTCGGTCGCGGCCCGACTCGCCGGCATGCATCCGCAGACGCTGCGGACGTACGACCGGCTGGGGCTGGTGTCGCCGCGGCGTACGTCGGGGCGCGGCCGGCGGTACTCACCCCGGAACGTCGAACGGCTCCGGATGATCCAGCACCTCAGTCAGGCCGAGGGCATCAACCTGGAGGGCATCCGCCGCATCCTGCAGATGCAGGACATGGTGGAGGACCTGCAGCGCCAGGTCAGCGAACTGGAGGAACGGCTCCAGCAGGCCCTCGTCGCCCCCGCGGGGTCCAGGTTCTTCACCGCGGACCCGTCCGGCGGCGTACGACTCGGCTCGTCCTTCGGCCGCCGTCATCCGCCGCGGGCGCTGACCAGTCGCTGA
- a CDS encoding nucleotide exchange factor GrpE has protein sequence MTDPENVNGEPEEQEGLHISDKRRFDPETYARRDRPAPEPEPGAEPGAGEGDGPAEDTDETLDEGEVPGEFVVPDDASELLSDARVVELEGQVRERTEDLQRLKAEYVNYKRRVDRDRDLARQGGIETVITDLLAVLDDLRSARAHEDLTGGFKAVAEEIEKVANKHGLETYGAEGEPFDPQVHEALMHQPAPEGTEVDGPTVVAVLQPGYRIGERVLRPARVAVTGA, from the coding sequence GTGACCGATCCCGAGAACGTGAACGGCGAACCGGAGGAGCAGGAGGGCCTGCACATCTCCGACAAGCGCCGTTTCGATCCCGAGACGTACGCGCGCCGTGACAGGCCGGCGCCCGAGCCGGAGCCGGGCGCTGAGCCCGGAGCCGGCGAGGGCGACGGCCCGGCGGAGGACACCGACGAGACGCTCGACGAGGGCGAGGTGCCCGGTGAGTTCGTCGTGCCGGACGACGCCAGCGAGTTGCTGAGCGACGCCCGGGTGGTCGAGCTGGAGGGCCAGGTGCGCGAGCGCACCGAGGATCTCCAGCGGCTCAAGGCCGAGTACGTCAACTACAAGCGGCGCGTCGACCGGGACCGGGACCTCGCCCGCCAGGGTGGGATCGAGACGGTGATCACCGACCTGCTCGCGGTCCTCGACGACCTCCGCTCGGCACGGGCCCACGAGGACCTCACCGGCGGCTTCAAGGCCGTCGCCGAGGAGATCGAGAAGGTTGCGAACAAGCACGGACTCGAGACGTACGGTGCCGAGGGTGAGCCCTTCGACCCGCAGGTCCACGAGGCCCTGATGCACCAACCGGCCCCTGAGGGGACCGAGGTCGACGGGCCGACCGTCGTCGCGGTCCTGCAGCCCGGCTACCGCATCGGGGAGCGCGTCCTGCGTCCCGCCCGGGTGGCGGTGACGGGGGCCTGA